A section of the Phaseolus vulgaris cultivar G19833 chromosome 8, P. vulgaris v2.0, whole genome shotgun sequence genome encodes:
- the LOC137823962 gene encoding uncharacterized membrane protein At3g27390, giving the protein MEPPTGFCASLWSFVRFLPYFIGLLLLGNIKGILFCPLICVIIATGNTAIILALWTVHAVWTYYCVLRAKQLGPLLKLVICLCVLPALLVLWPVFGILGSILGGAAYGFLSPIFATFEAVEEGKDDKLYHCFIDGTWSTVKKSCMVVRDVKDVALHSYLSVMDDLKQKGPPNAKYYEIRLLYIPGALIAAVIGIVVDVPIISFVAVCKGPYMLFKGWHRLFHDLIGREGPFLETICVPLAGLAILLWPLAVGGAVLASMLASFFLGAYAGIIAYQESSFKFGLSYVVAALAIYDEYSNDILDMPEGTCFPRPQFRREVDLSQRTSNSYSISRPSSFQKAPSRTTSIKNNIAELKSFELLDALFKECYRVGEKMVSEGLITRQDIEEARSGKGSRVISIGLPAYCLVQGLLRSAKFNSMGILISDDTELTTTNRPREKFFDWFLNPLLIIKEQIRAENLSAPEEDYLCKLVLLSGDSERLKKSIITPAPESEVKRAELEALARRLQGITKSMSRFPTFMRRFDDLVKSLSDDQKLGRPIMTRSKSAFARLVSLRSFKGTKNGSAHGSNVVRDIENS; this is encoded by the exons ATGGAGCCTCCTACGGGGTTTTGTGCTTCTTTGTGGAGTTTCGTCCGATTTCTTCCTTATTTCATTGGGCTTCTGCTTCTAGGCAACATCAAAG GTATCCTTTTCTGCCCTTTGATATGCGTAATAATTGCAACTGGGAACACTGCTATCATACTTGCACTTTGGACAGTGCATGCTGTTTGGACATATTATTGTGTTCTGAG AGCTAAACAATTAGGGCCACTTCTGAAGCTTGTTATCTGCCTATGTGTACTACCAGCGCTGTTGGTTTTGTGGCCGGTGTTTGGTATTCTTGGAAGTATTCTAGGTGGAGCAGCCTATGGATTTCTTTCACCCATATTTGCTACCTTTGAAGCTGTAGAGGAAGGAAAAGATGACAAGCTTTACCACTGTTTCATT GATGGTACATGGAGCACTGTTAAAAAGAGCTGCATGGTTGTAAGGGATGTAAAAGACGTTGCTTTGCATTCATACCTCTCAGTTATGGATGACCTGAAACAGAAAGGACCTCCAAATGCAAAATACTATGAGATCAG GCTGCTTTATATTCCTGGTGCTTTAATAGCTGCAGTTATTGGAATTGTGGTTGATGTGCCAATTATATCATTTGTTGCCGTATGCAAAGGTCCATACATGCTTTTTAAAGGGTGGCATCGATTGTTTCATGATCTCATTGGCCGTGAAGGCCCTTTCCTGGAGACCATATGTGTCCCTCTTGCTGGTCTTGCTATCCTTCTCTGGCCATTGGCTGTTGGTGGGGCAGTTCTGGCATCCATGTTAGCAAGTTTCTTTCTAGGTGCATATGCAGGGATTATTGCTTATCAG GAGTCTTCTTTCAAGTTCGGTCTTTCGTACGTTGTTGCAGCTTTGGCCATTTATGATGAATACAGCAATGATATTCTTGACATGCCAGAAGGAACCTGCTTCCCTAG GCCTCAGTTTCGCAGAGAAGTTGATTTGTCACAAAGAACATCTAATTCATATTCCATCTCAAGACCTAGCTCCTTCCAAAAGGCTCCTTCTCGCACTACTTCAATCAAGAACAACATTGCTGAGTTGAAATCATTTGAG CTGTTGGATGCCTTATTCAAGGAATGTTACCGAGTTGGAGAAAAAATGGTTTCTGAAGGTTTAATTACAAGACAAGACATAGAAGAAGCAAGATCTGGAAAAGGGAGTAGAGTTATTAGTATTGGTTTGCCAGCGTATTGCTTAGTTCAAGGACTCTTGCGCTCTGCAAAATTCAATTCCATGGGTATATTGATTA GTGATGATACTGAACTAACTACCACAAACAGACCAAGAGAGAAATTTTTTGACTGGTTCCTTAACCCCCTCTTGATCATTAAAGAGCAAATCAGAGCTGAAAATCTTTCTGCCCCAGAAGAGGACTACCTCTGCAAGTTAGTTCTCTTGAGTGGTGATTCAGAGAGACTGAAAAAATCTATCATTACTCCAGCCCCTGAATCTGAAGTCAAACGTGCAGAACTCGAGGCATTGGCTAGAAG ATTGCAAGGGATCACCAAATCCATGTCAAGGTTCCCAACCTTCATGCGACGCTTTGATGATCTCGTAAAATCGTTGTCTGATGATCAGAAACTTGGACGTCCAATAATGACCAGATCAAAGAGTGCCTTTGCTCGGTTGGTTAGTTTAAGATCTTTCAAGGGGACAAAAAACGGGTCTGCTCACGGATCAAATGTTGTACGAGACATAGAAAATTCATGA